The following proteins are co-located in the Clostridiales bacterium genome:
- a CDS encoding SdpI family protein produces MKFNLKKEWPFLILLVIPVISGFFLYSHMPDQIPIHWNANGEVDNYGSRLFGTFFLPALNILLYVMFLIMPKFDPKRANYSKFESSYNVMRYATHLLFLFLFAVTSAAALGYDVNIAKLVPSGVCVLYIVFGNIIGRVRHNYFVGFKFPWTLANEEVWKKTHQMGGKTMVLGGIAALIGVLATEGTLSFAIMMAGILLPAAFVTVYSYLLFRNLEK; encoded by the coding sequence ATGAAATTTAATCTAAAAAAGGAATGGCCGTTTCTTATCCTTTTGGTGATACCGGTGATTTCCGGATTTTTCCTATATTCCCATATGCCGGATCAGATCCCCATTCATTGGAATGCAAATGGCGAGGTGGACAATTATGGATCCAGACTCTTTGGAACATTCTTTCTTCCGGCACTGAATATTTTGCTGTATGTCATGTTTTTAATTATGCCGAAATTTGATCCGAAGAGGGCAAATTACAGCAAATTTGAAAGCTCATATAACGTGATGCGCTATGCTACCCATCTGCTGTTCCTCTTCCTGTTTGCAGTCACGTCTGCAGCTGCTCTTGGCTATGACGTTAATATTGCGAAATTGGTTCCGTCAGGGGTTTGTGTATTGTATATCGTTTTTGGCAATATCATCGGCAGAGTCAGACACAACTATTTTGTCGGGTTTAAGTTTCCCTGGACTCTTGCAAATGAAGAAGTATGGAAAAAAACACATCAGATGGGAGGCAAGACCATGGTTTTGGGTGGTATCGCTGCCCTCATCGGCGTTCTGGCAACCGAAGGCACACTTAGCTTTGCCATCATGATGGCCGGAATCTTGCTACCCGCGGCCTTTGTGACAGTGTACTCATACCTTCTCTTCCGCAACCTGGAAAAATAA
- a CDS encoding winged helix-turn-helix transcriptional regulator, which produces MSNQNSVFKALSDPTRRKILQLLKERDLTAGEIADSFSISKPSISHHLNLLKQADLVMDERQGQNIVYSLNTTVFQELLGFFLNFIDKEEVDKNEI; this is translated from the coding sequence ATGTCCAATCAAAATAGTGTTTTTAAAGCTCTGTCAGATCCCACAAGACGTAAAATCTTGCAATTACTAAAGGAGAGGGATCTAACTGCAGGTGAGATTGCGGATTCTTTTTCCATATCAAAACCTAGCATCAGTCATCACCTTAACCTGCTGAAGCAGGCAGATCTGGTGATGGATGAACGGCAGGGACAGAATATTGTGTATTCGCTGAATACCACGGTTTTTCAGGAGCTCTTGGGTTTTTTTCTGAATTTCATTGATAAAGAGGAGGTTGATAAGAATGAAATTTAA
- a CDS encoding transglutaminase domain-containing protein gives MKFNTDYYDTDFEISYQGSRILIKNDGPEGERLFINDQMQDQNFEPYDGYLKGTLVNEAGIEETIEVYLGGPQTSNCIIEANGEAIYSSFEPVRQRYVKEEKKETRRKRPSLMLPFIIILLAAVFMAVAIPMMQGRSSFDGNAEEPAGEILKAEAPIEEDRSDEAIWESGLTGSSSSADFIEREYSWLYGKNVWSYEMKIPRASYEYYKTVDRQKITSYSYYVTDNSDDEYLAALGQKFKEAAEQEHHSDFDMVKNIVLFVQNLNYVDDKVGTGYDEYPKFPLETLADEGGDCEDSAILLASLLRELGFGTVLIQFPDHMGVGVRGEESIQGNYFETDGIRYYYIETTSPGWEIGEIPEELKTKPARILSLVR, from the coding sequence ATGAAATTCAATACTGATTACTATGATACGGATTTTGAAATTTCATATCAAGGCAGCAGGATTCTCATTAAAAATGACGGGCCTGAAGGGGAACGTCTTTTTATCAATGACCAGATGCAGGATCAAAACTTTGAGCCATATGATGGATATTTGAAAGGAACCCTTGTCAATGAAGCGGGTATCGAGGAAACCATCGAAGTCTATCTCGGCGGTCCTCAAACATCAAATTGCATCATCGAGGCGAACGGTGAAGCGATCTACTCTTCCTTCGAACCGGTAAGACAAAGATATGTGAAAGAAGAGAAGAAGGAGACAAGGAGAAAGCGGCCTAGTCTTATGCTGCCCTTCATCATCATTCTTCTCGCTGCAGTTTTCATGGCGGTTGCGATCCCAATGATGCAGGGGAGAAGTTCTTTTGATGGAAATGCAGAAGAGCCTGCAGGGGAGATCCTGAAGGCAGAAGCTCCTATTGAAGAAGATCGCAGTGATGAAGCCATTTGGGAAAGCGGACTCACCGGCTCGTCGAGCAGCGCTGACTTCATAGAGCGAGAGTATTCCTGGCTCTATGGCAAAAATGTTTGGTCATACGAGATGAAAATTCCCCGAGCTTCCTACGAGTATTATAAAACCGTAGACCGACAGAAAATAACAAGCTATAGTTACTATGTAACGGATAATAGTGATGATGAGTATCTTGCTGCACTGGGACAGAAATTTAAAGAAGCTGCGGAGCAGGAACATCATTCCGATTTTGATATGGTCAAAAACATCGTTCTTTTCGTCCAGAATCTTAATTATGTGGATGACAAGGTGGGAACCGGCTATGATGAGTATCCCAAATTCCCTTTGGAAACGCTGGCTGATGAGGGCGGAGATTGTGAAGACAGCGCAATCCTCCTGGCATCCTTGCTCAGGGAACTGGGCTTCGGAACGGTTCTGATCCAATTTCCGGATCATATGGGCGTTGGAGTACGGGGGGAAGAATCCATACAGGGAAACTATTTCGAGACGGATGGGATCCGGTATTATTACATTGAAACCACTTCTCCCGGCTGGGAAATCGGTGAGATTCCGGAGGAGCTGAAGACGAAGCCTGCCAGAATCTTATCTCTCGTAAGATAG
- the rmuC gene encoding DNA recombination protein RmuC, with product MQGTDILLIIIGLAILALACVCLAVLLSIRRKVSEDQSLKSIQYIQSSFTSLGDLLTGSQRQSSDIQDKRLQELNLQLTQKNDMLQKTVNDALGQIEVRLKNNAMENEQKLEQIRGTMEKRITAMQEENSKKLEEMRATVDEKLQKTLEDRISKSFQLVSERLEQVYKGLGEMQNLASGVGDLKKVLSNVKTRGILGEIQLGAILEQMLSSEQYEENIATKKGSSERVEFAIKLPGDEDGVVYLPIDAKFPADTYTKLVDAYESGNSDEVDQAAKMLERSIKAFAKSIHDKYIEPPQTTDFGIMFLPFEGLYAEVVRRGMVEVLQRDYKINIAGPTTMAALLNSLQMGFKTLAIQKHSSEVWNILGAVKTEFDKFGDVLSATQQRINQANAELDKLIGTRTRKIQSKLRNVVSLSEASSRDILGIGTAGEDETLEIELSEEE from the coding sequence ATGCAGGGAACAGATATTTTATTAATCATAATAGGGCTGGCGATATTGGCATTGGCTTGTGTCTGCCTTGCGGTGCTGCTGAGCATACGCAGAAAAGTAAGTGAGGATCAGAGTCTGAAAAGCATTCAGTACATACAGAGCAGCTTCACCAGCCTGGGGGATCTTTTGACCGGGTCTCAGCGTCAATCTTCAGATATTCAGGACAAGCGACTCCAGGAGCTGAATCTTCAGCTGACACAGAAAAATGATATGCTGCAAAAAACGGTCAACGACGCGCTGGGGCAGATTGAGGTCAGATTGAAGAACAATGCCATGGAAAATGAACAAAAGCTCGAACAGATTCGTGGAACCATGGAAAAGCGCATCACCGCCATGCAGGAGGAAAACAGCAAAAAACTTGAGGAAATGAGAGCTACAGTAGACGAAAAGCTTCAGAAAACCCTTGAAGACCGAATCAGCAAATCCTTTCAGCTGGTCAGCGAGCGGCTGGAGCAGGTCTACAAAGGACTGGGCGAAATGCAGAACCTTGCATCGGGAGTCGGTGATCTGAAAAAAGTGCTTTCCAATGTGAAGACTCGTGGTATTTTAGGAGAAATACAGCTGGGTGCTATTCTGGAGCAGATGCTCTCTTCTGAACAGTATGAAGAGAATATTGCTACAAAAAAAGGAAGTTCTGAACGAGTTGAGTTTGCGATCAAGCTTCCAGGAGATGAAGACGGAGTGGTATACCTGCCAATTGATGCCAAATTCCCAGCCGATACCTATACGAAGCTGGTTGATGCATATGAATCAGGAAACTCTGATGAAGTGGATCAGGCTGCAAAAATGCTTGAGCGCTCGATCAAAGCATTTGCAAAGAGCATCCATGATAAATATATTGAACCGCCTCAGACCACGGACTTCGGAATCATGTTCCTGCCCTTCGAAGGACTTTATGCTGAGGTTGTCAGAAGGGGAATGGTTGAGGTTTTGCAGCGTGATTATAAAATCAACATTGCTGGTCCCACCACCATGGCGGCACTGCTGAACAGCCTGCAGATGGGCTTTAAAACCTTGGCCATCCAAAAACATTCCAGCGAGGTATGGAACATTTTGGGTGCGGTCAAAACCGAATTCGATAAATTTGGAGACGTCCTTTCCGCCACCCAGCAGCGAATCAATCAGGCCAACGCAGAGCTTGATAAACTCATTGGTACAAGAACAAGAAAAATTCAAAGCAAACTGAGAAATGTCGTAAGTCTCTCCGAGGCAAGCAGCAGGGACATCCTTGGAATCGGAACTGCAGGAGAAGATGAAACGTTAGAAATTGAGCTAAGTGAGGAAGAATAA
- a CDS encoding O-acetyl-ADP-ribose deacetylase translates to MGIGVIRGDITKLEVDAIVNAANETLLGGGGVDGAIHKAAGKDLLAECKTLGGCKTGEAKITNGYRLPAKYVIHTVGPVWHGGEQGEPALLAECYRNSLCLAQKNGIKTIAFPAISTGVYGYPKEQAAVIAVNTIRDFLKDHNMEIILTAFGDVDEKLYQKLITQ, encoded by the coding sequence ATGGGGATAGGAGTTATTCGAGGCGATATCACAAAATTAGAGGTGGATGCCATTGTCAATGCAGCGAATGAAACCCTGCTTGGCGGGGGTGGTGTTGACGGTGCCATACATAAAGCAGCAGGAAAGGATTTGCTTGCAGAGTGTAAAACCCTTGGCGGCTGCAAAACTGGTGAAGCTAAGATTACAAACGGATATCGGCTCCCTGCAAAGTACGTCATCCATACCGTTGGGCCAGTCTGGCACGGCGGAGAGCAAGGGGAACCTGCACTTCTGGCCGAATGTTATAGGAACAGCTTGTGCCTGGCGCAGAAAAACGGAATCAAAACCATTGCTTTTCCGGCCATTTCGACTGGTGTTTACGGATATCCTAAGGAGCAAGCTGCAGTAATAGCAGTCAATACGATTCGGGATTTTCTGAAGGACCATAATATGGAGATCATCCTGACGGCTTTCGGAGATGTGGATGAGAAGCTGTATCAGAAATTGATCACACAGTGA
- a CDS encoding ATP-binding cassette domain-containing protein, translated as MITVTNVSLNFSGTNLFKDVNLKFTQDNCYGIIGANGAGKSTFLRILSGELEPSTGDVHIPPHMRMSVLKQDHFAFDNFTVLDTIIMGNAKLYEIMKEKDALYEKADFTDEDGIRASELEGEFAEMNGWESESDASRLVQGLGLGNDILYQEMSSLTGNEKVKVLLAQALFGKPDIILLDEPTNHLDIMAINWLEDFLLDYDGTVIVVSHDRHFLNTVCTSIVDVDYGKIKMFVGNYEFWYESSQLIQKILKDQNKKSEDKIKELQSFIQRFSANKSKSKQATSRKKLLDKLTVEELPVSSRRYPFVGFSMDREPGKEILTVDGISKTIDGVQVLNNISFRVNKGDKIAFVGENEIANTTLFRILMEELEPDEGTYKWGVSITNSYFPMDHSSFFNDCDLNLVKWLGQFTEETTETFMRGFLGRMLFSGDDVFKAVKVLSGGEKVRCMLSRMMLFGSNALVLDQPTNHLDLESITAVNNGLIDFKGVILFASHDHQFIQTIANRIIEIKEDGTMIDKSCTYDDYIENAIS; from the coding sequence ATGATAACAGTAACAAATGTAAGCTTAAATTTCAGCGGAACAAACTTATTTAAAGATGTAAATCTCAAATTCACACAAGACAACTGCTACGGGATTATCGGCGCCAACGGTGCGGGTAAATCCACCTTCCTGAGAATTCTTTCGGGAGAGCTGGAGCCATCAACCGGTGACGTCCACATTCCTCCGCATATGAGAATGTCCGTACTGAAACAGGATCATTTCGCTTTTGACAATTTTACGGTTTTGGATACCATTATCATGGGCAATGCAAAGCTGTATGAAATAATGAAGGAGAAGGACGCCCTCTATGAGAAGGCAGATTTCACCGATGAGGACGGAATCAGAGCGTCAGAGCTGGAAGGCGAATTTGCTGAGATGAACGGCTGGGAGTCTGAATCTGATGCAAGCAGGCTCGTTCAAGGTCTGGGACTTGGAAACGATATTCTTTATCAAGAAATGAGCTCATTAACCGGTAACGAAAAGGTTAAGGTCCTTCTGGCTCAGGCACTATTCGGCAAGCCTGATATTATCCTGCTGGATGAGCCTACCAATCATCTGGATATTATGGCGATCAATTGGCTGGAGGACTTCCTCCTGGATTATGACGGAACAGTTATTGTAGTTTCCCATGACAGACATTTCCTGAATACTGTTTGTACCAGCATCGTAGATGTAGATTACGGCAAAATAAAAATGTTTGTCGGTAACTATGAGTTCTGGTATGAATCCAGTCAGCTGATACAGAAGATCCTAAAGGATCAAAACAAGAAAAGTGAAGATAAGATCAAAGAACTGCAGAGCTTTATTCAGCGGTTCTCAGCAAATAAATCCAAATCAAAACAGGCGACATCCAGAAAGAAATTGCTGGATAAGCTGACCGTGGAAGAACTCCCTGTTTCCTCCAGAAGATATCCTTTTGTTGGATTTTCCATGGATCGAGAACCGGGTAAGGAAATCCTCACCGTGGATGGAATCAGCAAGACCATTGACGGCGTTCAAGTATTGAACAATATTTCTTTCCGTGTGAACAAAGGAGATAAGATCGCCTTCGTTGGGGAGAACGAAATTGCAAACACAACGCTGTTCCGAATCCTCATGGAGGAATTAGAACCGGATGAAGGAACCTATAAATGGGGTGTGAGTATTACCAATTCGTACTTCCCCATGGATCACTCTTCCTTCTTTAACGATTGTGACCTCAACCTGGTAAAATGGCTTGGTCAGTTTACGGAGGAAACCACAGAGACTTTTATGCGGGGCTTTCTGGGAAGAATGTTATTCTCGGGAGATGATGTATTTAAGGCAGTGAAAGTTCTGTCCGGAGGAGAAAAGGTGCGGTGTATGCTGTCCAGAATGATGCTCTTCGGCTCCAACGCGCTGGTTCTGGATCAGCCGACGAATCATCTTGACTTGGAATCCATCACTGCAGTCAACAATGGACTCATTGATTTTAAAGGTGTCATCCTGTTTGCATCTCATGACCATCAGTTTATTCAGACCATTGCAAACAGAATCATTGAAATCAAAGAGGACGGTACGATGATCGACAAGTCCTGCACCTATGATGATTATATCGAAAACGCTATTTCGTAA
- a CDS encoding sulfatase-like hydrolase/transferase: protein MFEQSMKTILIRIYDKMKTAAYEKSTDYHAAYGVVGIAAAAAVLLKLLLFYQLIGVTANVFFVWLISAFFTYVLFTSFRNKWIPTVVFLLLTILMFCDVTYSSFFNRYLSVAMLGAAGVLGDITESIKEVIKPWFFLLFTDVVLILVTLSSKRSRDRKNANDKEHEADEALVTSDSGSDEGFEKWLAEEIETSNSIACEVNDESSNSNESSEICNNVHGEDCDQKPEEGSDDIAAEIGNEELSGKERALPQRVKNAKKDKQQRIRLWLASHKKQVTAILMILLLIFNVTGSGFITSVSNQEFYSFHLKDIVRAITGGGDPNFEYAVSNSYDKEKNGPLFGVAKGRNLIVIQIESLQNLVINKTYNGQEITPNLNQIIKENTIYFDNYYQQIGSGNTSDAEFATNNSIYGTLSSYTYKLYAKNYFKGLPKLLKEQGYETAVYHAYEDRDFWNREDAYYSIGFDTYYGGIGGTENGQFDMTEWMGWGLTDSEFYKQVMPYVKNMTQPFYSFIISLSNHHPFQMLDHYKFIDLLPKDEGTIFGNYLNSAAYTDYALGQLMQELKDEGIYDNSIIAFYGDHLGLPKSDEEIFKSVSDFIGKDYDFDTMMNIPLIITIPGAEQNVNQTVSVAGGQMDFLPTIAYLMGFDALDTVYLGHNLLTIDSGFVAEQTYMTKGSFFEDDIVYEMSRDGVFENGRAWNKKTGESIPVKDCYEGYLKSMSIINTSEYILKNDVLRKIYLEEQDAVSAFSTGAVTEYPDEIVVAGAPDKTLMGTNSLEALNASYDAGYRNLKVEICWTEDKEAVMLSSWKELGKYFTTGVDSEITLEAFQNLNMRNGLTSMDYLDLIAWLKERPDAVLVAQAERSSDWFMKSMNSYAGSIMDQFISEVPGMVEYTGLYHSILNIDIGGNTVEQILEFIKLNNVPAIVMSKESAEGSYKSVKNSGSTIYIRDDETGIIRKTY from the coding sequence ATGTTTGAACAGTCGATGAAAACCATCTTAATAAGAATTTACGATAAAATGAAAACCGCGGCATACGAGAAATCTACGGATTACCATGCTGCCTACGGAGTTGTGGGTATTGCGGCAGCAGCAGCAGTATTGCTGAAGCTGCTGCTCTTTTATCAGCTCATTGGTGTGACTGCCAACGTTTTCTTTGTTTGGCTCATCAGTGCTTTCTTTACATATGTTTTGTTCACATCCTTCAGAAATAAATGGATCCCCACTGTCGTGTTTTTATTGCTGACCATCTTAATGTTTTGCGACGTTACATACAGCAGCTTTTTTAATCGTTACTTATCTGTTGCAATGCTGGGTGCTGCAGGTGTTTTGGGGGATATTACAGAGAGCATTAAAGAGGTTATTAAACCTTGGTTTTTCCTGCTCTTTACCGATGTGGTACTGATTCTGGTGACACTGAGTTCCAAGAGATCACGGGATCGCAAAAATGCAAACGATAAGGAACACGAAGCGGATGAGGCACTGGTAACATCAGACAGCGGCTCTGATGAAGGATTCGAGAAATGGCTGGCAGAAGAGATTGAGACTTCCAATTCAATCGCCTGCGAAGTGAATGATGAATCCAGTAACTCTAATGAATCTAGTGAAATCTGTAATAATGTGCATGGAGAAGATTGCGATCAAAAACCCGAAGAAGGTTCTGATGACATTGCCGCAGAAATCGGTAATGAAGAATTGAGCGGCAAGGAAAGGGCACTTCCTCAGCGGGTAAAGAACGCAAAGAAGGACAAACAGCAAAGAATCAGGCTTTGGCTGGCTTCTCATAAAAAGCAGGTTACTGCCATTTTGATGATATTGCTGCTGATATTTAATGTTACGGGAAGCGGATTTATTACCTCCGTATCGAATCAGGAGTTTTACAGTTTTCATCTGAAAGATATTGTACGAGCGATAACTGGCGGCGGTGATCCGAATTTCGAATATGCGGTTTCGAACAGCTACGACAAAGAAAAAAACGGACCTCTGTTTGGTGTTGCAAAGGGTAGAAATCTCATTGTAATTCAGATCGAGTCCCTGCAGAATCTGGTAATCAACAAGACTTATAATGGTCAGGAAATCACACCAAATCTGAACCAGATTATAAAAGAAAACACGATCTATTTTGATAATTATTATCAGCAGATTGGAAGCGGGAACACTTCCGATGCTGAATTTGCAACCAATAATTCCATCTATGGAACGTTGTCAAGTTACACCTACAAGCTCTATGCAAAGAACTATTTCAAAGGACTGCCCAAACTTCTCAAGGAGCAGGGATATGAAACGGCCGTATATCATGCATATGAAGACAGGGATTTCTGGAATAGAGAAGATGCTTACTATAGCATCGGTTTTGATACCTATTACGGAGGAATCGGCGGAACCGAAAACGGTCAGTTTGATATGACAGAATGGATGGGATGGGGACTAACCGACTCCGAGTTCTATAAGCAGGTAATGCCGTATGTCAAGAATATGACTCAGCCGTTTTACAGCTTTATCATATCCCTATCCAATCACCATCCTTTCCAGATGCTTGATCACTACAAATTTATCGATCTGCTCCCGAAGGATGAAGGCACAATCTTTGGCAACTATCTGAATAGTGCAGCCTATACGGATTATGCGCTGGGTCAGCTGATGCAGGAACTTAAGGATGAGGGGATCTATGATAATTCCATCATTGCATTTTATGGGGATCATCTGGGACTGCCCAAGTCAGATGAGGAGATCTTCAAATCTGTGTCAGATTTTATCGGTAAGGATTACGACTTCGATACAATGATGAACATTCCGTTGATTATCACGATTCCCGGAGCGGAGCAAAATGTCAACCAAACAGTGAGTGTGGCGGGAGGGCAGATGGATTTTCTTCCAACAATTGCATATCTCATGGGATTTGATGCCCTTGATACCGTTTATTTGGGTCATAACCTGCTTACCATTGATTCGGGTTTTGTAGCAGAACAGACCTATATGACAAAAGGCTCGTTCTTTGAGGATGACATCGTATATGAGATGTCCAGGGACGGTGTATTTGAAAATGGACGAGCGTGGAATAAAAAAACCGGGGAATCCATACCCGTCAAGGATTGTTATGAAGGGTATCTGAAGTCAATGAGCATTATCAATACTTCGGAGTATATTCTGAAAAATGATGTGCTGAGAAAGATCTATCTGGAAGAGCAGGATGCTGTAAGCGCGTTTTCAACAGGAGCTGTTACAGAATATCCCGATGAGATTGTCGTTGCAGGCGCTCCGGATAAAACCCTGATGGGTACCAATTCTCTGGAGGCCTTGAACGCATCCTATGATGCCGGTTATCGCAACCTCAAGGTTGAGATCTGCTGGACAGAAGATAAAGAAGCGGTGATGCTCAGCTCATGGAAAGAGCTTGGCAAGTATTTTACAACAGGGGTAGATTCAGAAATCACCTTGGAAGCATTTCAAAACCTGAACATGAGAAATGGACTCACCTCCATGGATTATCTGGATCTGATTGCCTGGCTGAAAGAGCGTCCCGATGCCGTTTTGGTTGCACAGGCTGAGCGGAGCTCTGATTGGTTCATGAAAAGTATGAACAGCTATGCAGGCAGTATTATGGATCAATTTATCTCTGAAGTTCCCGGCATGGTGGAATACACTGGACTGTATCATTCCATTTTGAACATAGACATCGGTGGAAATACGGTAGAACAGATATTGGAGTTTATTAAACTGAATAACGTACCGGCCATCGTTATGTCAAAGGAATCAGCGGAAGGCTCGTACAAATCTGTCAAAAATTCTGGGAGTACCATTTACATACGAGATGACGAGACTGGTATCATCAGAAAAACATACTAG
- a CDS encoding endoglucanase, translated as MCIVFVKEQNFMKDNPFRLISALVVAVIVYWSVSLNFNAIGPREGIQYSAAGNEPAVVETERKMRLNEDPIEGLKNQILPEKKDGKEMETYSVLPEDLNHSIFINRVDGYSIRIPKKISVDMSLSGIRSVLENEDLRIEVYRQPMNTNGGEGVQSYVNYSNLFVENKVDHKLERKEKITLNGEREAYFLKWSRKALSRVENDRCFYVSIDVPLSKDEVMTFFFKSSKALDDQRCIQIASSLQLVDKTAEPYIRTIHQIENKNWNQETRSRYRQLFLESERLQWGIFETDAPLNFSELKKIESKLGFTFPILLYYTGLLENSDQHPNLSAALENAKREGRLLELTLQTVEQAPGKGNMVYDVLDGSYDLYLKNYAAEVAASKAPVLFRLGNEMNGDWCVYSAHHTSKDTEIFQEFYRYVYSIFRNAGADNVIWVWNPNGKSFPDYKWNEELCYYPGDEYVDVIGMTSYNTGTYYQSEHWNEFDQLYDSLYAKYVQRYEKPLMITEFSSSSVGGNKEDWVANMFQHIGKYDKLRVAVWWDGCDWDSEGNVARSYFIDESDDLVRLFRDNLARFR; from the coding sequence ATGTGCATAGTATTTGTAAAGGAGCAGAATTTTATGAAGGACAACCCATTCAGGCTGATCAGCGCGCTGGTTGTTGCGGTAATTGTATATTGGTCGGTTTCTTTAAATTTTAATGCGATTGGCCCGAGGGAGGGAATCCAGTACAGCGCAGCAGGAAATGAACCTGCAGTCGTTGAGACGGAGCGGAAGATGCGCCTGAATGAGGATCCTATAGAGGGACTGAAGAATCAGATTTTGCCTGAGAAGAAGGACGGAAAAGAAATGGAGACCTATTCGGTGCTGCCAGAGGATCTAAATCACAGTATCTTTATCAATCGCGTGGATGGCTATTCCATCCGTATTCCCAAAAAGATCAGTGTTGATATGTCGTTGTCTGGAATCCGATCGGTACTGGAAAATGAGGATCTTCGGATTGAAGTCTACCGTCAGCCAATGAATACAAATGGGGGTGAAGGCGTCCAGAGTTACGTTAATTATTCGAATTTGTTTGTAGAAAACAAAGTTGACCATAAATTGGAACGGAAAGAAAAGATAACACTCAATGGAGAAAGAGAAGCCTATTTTTTGAAATGGTCTAGAAAAGCGCTGAGCCGGGTGGAAAATGATCGGTGTTTCTATGTGTCAATTGATGTTCCACTGAGCAAGGATGAGGTTATGACGTTCTTTTTTAAGAGCAGCAAGGCTCTGGATGATCAACGATGTATTCAAATTGCGTCAAGCTTGCAGCTCGTTGATAAAACAGCAGAGCCATATATCAGAACCATACATCAGATCGAGAATAAAAACTGGAACCAAGAGACTCGCAGCAGGTATCGTCAGCTTTTCCTGGAAAGCGAGAGGCTTCAATGGGGTATTTTTGAAACAGATGCACCGCTTAATTTTAGCGAGCTAAAGAAAATTGAGTCAAAACTAGGCTTCACGTTTCCCATCCTTCTTTACTATACAGGGCTTCTTGAAAATTCGGATCAGCACCCCAATCTTTCTGCTGCGCTTGAAAATGCAAAACGTGAGGGACGGCTTCTCGAACTGACCCTTCAAACTGTGGAACAGGCCCCGGGAAAAGGAAACATGGTTTACGATGTTCTGGATGGAAGCTATGACCTTTATCTAAAGAATTACGCCGCTGAGGTCGCGGCTTCAAAGGCACCTGTATTGTTCCGCCTTGGAAATGAGATGAACGGTGACTGGTGCGTTTATTCTGCGCATCACACCTCTAAGGATACAGAAATATTTCAAGAGTTCTATCGGTATGTGTATTCCATCTTCAGAAATGCCGGTGCTGATAATGTAATCTGGGTTTGGAATCCAAATGGCAAATCATTTCCAGACTATAAATGGAACGAAGAATTATGCTATTATCCGGGTGACGAATATGTTGACGTTATTGGGATGACAAGTTACAATACCGGCACGTATTATCAAAGCGAGCATTGGAACGAATTTGACCAATTATATGACAGTCTTTATGCCAAATATGTGCAGCGCTACGAAAAGCCTCTCATGATCACAGAGTTTTCGTCCAGTAGTGTGGGAGGGAACAAGGAAGATTGGGTTGCCAACATGTTTCAGCATATTGGTAAATATGACAAACTGCGGGTTGCTGTCTGGTGGGACGGATGTGACTGGGATAGTGAAGGCAATGTTGCACGCTCCTATTTTATTGATGAGTCGGATGATTTGGTCCGTCTCTTCAGGGACAATCTGGCGCGCTTTCGCTAG